Proteins co-encoded in one Arachis stenosperma cultivar V10309 chromosome 7, arast.V10309.gnm1.PFL2, whole genome shotgun sequence genomic window:
- the LOC130940360 gene encoding uncharacterized protein LOC130940360 — translation MAALKLFLSQARRHHFLFKHPSRFHSPFSLTSHRPLSSSSPLPQDQQDSPNPPQDPPQRRPSFQSVPIQPVSYPLKPKDPAPQQTESSEPQFPRERPPPPPPRRPVSAEGQEESQRGWTREDIRYVKDAPSIEPVSYAPRVAPLPEDKVGDDPGVVTAEERNEEAEKERRMLEVEDEIRKKMEEEKMKVPFPMLIMPKRNETPPVLDLNEAIRQVKVSAKAKFDETVEAHVRLGIDSKRTELAVRGTVILPHGAPKAVSVAVFAEGAEAEEARNAGADIVGGKELIEEIASGNNKLKVDKCFSTPGMAPHLGKIAQYLRKRRLMPDKKLGTLTSDIAGQLKELRQGRVEFKMESKSILHIGVGKVSYKEEALRENIGAFMNAVLLAKPAGLKKTSKYAGYVLSVHLSSTMGPGVPVSIQSLSKAADNYRKVHVV, via the exons ATGGCGGCACTGAAGCTTTTCCTCTCCCAAGCTCGCCGCCACCATTTCCTCTTCAAACACCCTTCGCGCTTCCACTCCCCATTCTCCCTCACCTCTCACAGAcccctctcttcttcctcgccACTACCACAAGATCAACAAGACTCACCGAACCCACCACAAGACCCTCCTCAAAGGAGACCCTCCTTCCAATCCGTCCCAATCCAGCCCGTTTCCTACCCTCTCAAACCCAAAGACCCGGCACCCCAACAAACCGAATCCTCAGAGCCTCAGTTCCCCCGCGAACGCCCGCCCCCGCCTCCTCCTCGCCGCCCGGTGTCGGCCGAGGGCCAGGAGGAGTCGCAGCGGGGATGGACAAGGGAGGACATTCGGTACGTGAAGGACGCGCCTTCGATTGAGCCGGTTTCTTATGCTCCGAGAGTGGCGCCGCTGCCGGAGGATAAGGTCGGCGATGATCCGGGTGTTGTGACCGCGGAAGAGAGGAATGAGGAAGCGGAGAAAGAGAGGAGGATGCTTGAGGTTGAGGATGAGATAAGGAAGAAGatggaggaggagaagatgaaGGTGCCTTTTCCGATGCTGATCATGCCCAAGCGCAATGAGACTCCCCCTGTCCTTGATTTGAACGAGGCCATTCGCCAAGTTAAG GTCAGTGCCAAGGCAAAGTTTGATGAAACTGTTGAAGCACATGTAAGATTGGGTATTGATTCAAAGCGAACAGAACTG GCAGTTCGTGGTACTGTGATTCTGCCTCATGGTGCTCCAAAG GCCGTCAGTGTGGCTGTTTTTGCAGAAGGGGCAGAAGCAGAAGAAGCTAGAAATGCTGGAGCTGATATAGTTGGTGGCAAAGAACTTATTGAGGAGATTGCTA GTGGTAATAATAAACTTAAAGTTGACAAGTGCTTCTCAACTCCTGGAATGGCACCTCATCTTGGAAAG atagcacaATATCTTAGAAAGCGCAGGCTGATGCCAGACAAGAAA CTTGGTACTCTGACTAGTGATATTGCTGGTCAGCTGAAAGAACTAAGGCAAGGTCGCGTCGAGTTTAAGATGGAAAGTAAATCAATTTTGCATATTGGAGTGGGAAAG GTAAGCTACAAAGAAGAGGCTTTACGAGAGAATATTGGCGCATTTATGAATGCTGTTTTGCTTGCCAAGCCTGCTGGCTTAAAGAAGA CTTCCAAATATGCTGGGTATGTGCTTTCTGTCCATCTAAGCAGCACG ATGGGGCCAGGAGTACCTGTTTCAATACAATCGCTATCCAAAGCAGCCGATAATTACAGGAAAGTGCACGTGGTATGA
- the LOC130939905 gene encoding uncharacterized protein LOC130939905 — MDPNQLNSFFNYLQNFPQIPNTQQSQTSNSQVPNQNFILPNTFQNPNPQNLSNFNFQTPYNNQFSIFQPQNQNSQTPHFPFSSIFNPSIGNVTPTSLPFLTQFNASRHNSSGVGGSSNPSSQTPIQSSPNSQYSDFANPRGLDAIDLNDDDIEDRRQDSIQHWHWKEDEMLISGWSNISTDPVVGTDQKGETFWSRIHSYCVEFCTNMTRG; from the coding sequence ATGGATCCAAACCAACTCAACTCTTTCTTCAATTACTTACAAAACTTTCCTCAAATTCCAAATACCCAACAATCTCAAACATCAAACTCTCAAGTTCCAAATCAAAACTTCATACTACCAAATACATTTCAAAATCCAAATCCACAAAATCTctctaatttcaattttcaaactccttataataatcaattttctATATTCCAACCGcaaaatcaaaattcacaaaCACCCCATTTTCCATTTTCATCCATATTTAACCCCTCTATCGGAAATGTTACTCCAACTTCTTTGCCGTTTCTAACTCAATTCAATGCATCAAGACATAACTCATCTGGTGTTGGTGGCTCTTCTAACCCATCCTCTCAGACTCCTATACAATCTAGTCCAAATTCGCAATATTCAGATTTTGCCAACCCTCGTGGATTAGATGCTATCGACcttaatgatgatgatattgaagATCGGAGGCAAGATAGTATTCAACACTGGCATTGGAAAGAGGATGAGATGCTGATCAGTGGATGGTCAAATATTTCAACTGACCCTGTAGTTGGTACCGATCAAAAGGGGGAAACATTTTGGAGTCGAATTCATAGCTACTGTGTAGAATTTTGCACCAACATGACAAGGGGGTAG
- the LOC130939906 gene encoding uncharacterized protein LOC130939906, which translates to MARNFDDMFNEALYGKRRRQDNTLIDNWIDEYLLEDSEEEDIDRIPIPITRRWINRDREAGHDRLFQDYFADEPRVDATGRRGLSPLQKCTAAIRMLAYGVAADAVDDYVCIGESTTIECLKTFVEGVISVFQDEYLRKPNPNDVQRLLQMAEGRGFPGMLGSIDCMHWQWKNCPKAWKGMYMSGYRGVAIIVLEVVASSDLWIWHAFFGVSGSNNDINVLDRSPVFDDILNDRALEVNYTINGNNYTMGYYLADGIYPEWATFVKSISKPQGEKRKLFAQYQEGQKKYVERVFGVLQARFAIIRGPARFWEKKKLANIMRACIILHNMIVEDERDNYAGNFAQDLEYDDVENGLSQLKLGEEDFAPYHQFLQRNA; encoded by the exons ATGGCTAGAAATTTTGATGATATGTTCAATGAGGCTTTGTATGGCAAAAGAAGACGGCAAGATAACACACTCATAGATAATTGGATCGATGAGTATTTACTCGAAGattcagaagaagaagatatcgATAGAATCCCTATCCCAATTACTCGTAGATGGATCAACAGAGATCGAGAAGCAGGACATGATCGCCTTTTCCAAGATTACTTTGCAGATGAACCG AGGGTTGAtgcaactggaagaagaggctTGTCGCCACTTCAGAAATGTACCGCTGCGATACGGATGTTAGCATATGGCGTAGCAGCTGATGCTGTTGATGATTATGTGTGCATAGGCGAGAGCACTACAATTGAATGCTTGAAAACATTTGTTGAAGGTGTCATTTCTGTGTTCCAGGATGAATACTTGCGAAAACCCAATCCAAATGACGTACAACGCCTGCTACAAATGGCGGAGGGTCGTGGCTTCCCTGGCATGTTGGGTAGCATTGACTGCATGCATTGGCAATGGAAAAATTGTCCAAAGGCGTGGAAAGGTATGTACATGAGTGGTTATCGTGGGGTTGCAATCATAGTACTTGAGGTTGTAGCATCTTCAGACCTTTGGATATGGCATGCGTTCTTTGGAGTTTCTGGTTCAAATAATGATATCAACGTGTTAGATCGTTCTCCAGTGTTTGATGATATTCTAAATGACCGTGCTTTGGAGGTAAATTATACTATTAATGGTAATAATTATACAATGGGATACTATTTAGCAGATGGTATTTATCCTGAATGGGCCACATTTGTCAAATCAATCTCAAAGCCACAAGGTGAGAAACGCAAGTTATTTGCACAATACCAAGAAGGGCAAAAAAAATATGTGGAACGAGTATTCGGAGTGTTGCAAGCACGCTTTGCAATTATACGTGGTCCAGCTCGTTTTTGGGAAAAGAAAAAGCTTGCCAACATAATGAGAGCTTGTATTATATTGCATAATATGATTGTTGAGGATGAAAGAGACAACTATGCAGGAAATTTTGCTCAAGACTTAGAGTATGATGATGTTGAAAATGGCTTATCACAACTTAAGTTGGGAGAGGAAGATTTTGCACCATATCATCAATTTCTCCAAAGAAATGCCTAA
- the LOC130940473 gene encoding LOW QUALITY PROTEIN: DNA topoisomerase 6 subunit B-like (The sequence of the model RefSeq protein was modified relative to this genomic sequence to represent the inferred CDS: substituted 1 base at 1 genomic stop codon): protein MDSSESPTETKKTKSKTHRKNKETVLKQKSPAEFFAENKNIAGFDNPGKSLYTTVRELVENSLDSAESISELPVVEITIEEINKSKFNSMIGLIDCERVDAELYDDYETEKAREKRLAKEARAQEIQAKNAALGKKVKETPASKGIRGRGEASFYRVICKDNGKGMPHDDIPNMFGRVLSGTKYGLKQTRGKFGLGAKMALIWSKMSTGLPIEISSSMRNQSYMSFCRLDIDIHKNIPHVHVNEKRENKERWHGAEIQVVIEGNWTTYRXKILHYMRQMAVITPYAQFLFKFVSDAPEKNVTIRFSRRTDVMPPVPLETKHHPSSVDLLLIKRLIAETSKQNLLQFLQHEFVNISKSHAERLIGEMGPDFSPKMALKSLTPQQLVRIHQLFRQAKFDDPNGHCLSPAGEYNLRLGIIKELHPDMVATYSGSAQVFEGHPFIVEAGVSIGGKNVKQGLNIFRFANRIPLLFEQGADVVTRTALKRINWSSYKINQLQDKIGIFVSIVSTKIPFKGTGKEYIGDDITEIASAVKYSIQQCCVQLKSKIVKKMQAREQQERKRNLNKYIPDATGAVYNVLKDMAETQLHASKKFRYGDDDGELLRKVSENLITKETLSEKLAKHVEQVDYEMALEYATQSGVSEEPRETIYIQPLETENKIIDLHSPFFVFRMFH from the exons ATGGATAGTAGCGAAAGCCCAACCGAAACAAAGAAAACCAAGTCCAAGACACATCGAAAGAACAAAGAAACCGTTCTCAAGCAAA AATCTCCCGCGGAATTCTTTGCTGAGAACAAGAACATTGCAGGATTTGATAAT CCAGGAAAATCTCTTTATACTACTGTTAGAGAGCTTGTGGAGAATTCGCTTGACTCAGCGGAATCCATATCGGAGCTTCCGGTGGTTGAGATAACCAT TGAGGAGATAAACAAAAGCAAATTTAATTCTATGATCGGTCTCATTGACTGCGAGCGTGTTGATGCGGAGTTGTACGATGATTACGAGACTGAGAAGGCCCGTGAG AAACGGTTGGCGAAAGAGGCTCGTGCTCAAGAAATACAAGCAAAGAATGCTGCCCTTGGAAAGAAAGTGAAAGAGACTCCAGCTTCAAAGGGTATCAGGGGCCGAGGCGAGGCTTCATTTTATAGAGTTATATGCAAG GACAATGGAAAAGGAATGCCACATGATGACATCCCGAATATGTTTGGCCGAG TTCTCTCTGGGACAAAATATGGCTTGAAACAGACACGGGGGAAGTTTGGTCTTGGAGCAAAGATG GCATTAATATGGTCCAAAATGAGCACTGGGCTTCCAATTGAGATCTCTTCATCAATGAGAAACCAAAGTTATATGTCATTTTGCAGGCTGGATATTGACATTCATAA GAATATTCCACATGTACATGTAAATGAAAAACGAGAGAACAAGGAGCGCTGGCATGGGGCTGAAATTCAAGTTGTCATTGAGGGGAACTGGACAACATACCGT TAAAAAATATTACATTACATGAGACAAATGGCTGTCATCACCCCTTATGCACAATTTCTATTTAAATTTGTTTCAGATGCTCCTGA AAAGAATGTCACTATAAGGTTTTCTCGAAGAACAGATGTGATGCCTCCTGTTCCCCTGGAGACAAAGCATCATCCATCGTCAGTTGATTTGCTGCTAATTAAACGCCTTATTGCTGAAACTTCGAAGCAGAACCTTTTGCAATTTCTTCAACATGAGTTTGTAAATATTAGTAAATCTCATGCTGAAAGATTAATAG GTGAAATGGGCCCAGACTTCAGCCCAAAAATGGCTCTTAAGTCTCTAACTCCACAGCAACTAGTACGCATTCATCAGTTATTTCGTCAAGCCAAGTTTGATGATCCTAACGGCCAT TGTCTTAGCCCTGCTGGTGAGTACAATCTCCGGCTAGGAATAATAAAAGAGCTACACCCAGACATGGTTGCAACTTATTCAGGCAG TGCTCAGGTTTTTGAAGGCCACCCATTCATAGTTGAAGCTGGAGTCAGTATCGGTGGAAAAAATGTCAAGCAA GGTTTGAATATATTTCGATTTGCAAATAGAATTCCACTACTTTTTGAGCAAGGAGCTGATGTTGTCACCAGGACTGCACTGAAGCGAATCAA TTGGAGTAGTTACAAAATCAACCAGCTACAAGACAAGATTGGCATCTTTGTTAGCATTGTGAGCACAAAAATTCCCTTCAAAGGGACTGGAAAAGAATACATTGGAGATGACATAACTGAGATTGCTTCTGCTGTCAAG TATTCCATTCAGCAGTGTTGCGTCCAATTGAAATCCAAGATTGTGAAAAAGATGCAGGCACGTGAGCAGCAGGAGAGGAAACGGAATTTAAACAA GTACATTCCTGATGCTACTGGGGCAGTATACAATGTTTTGAAAGACATGGCAGAGACACAGTTACATGCATCAAAGAAGTTCCGCTATGGAGATGATGATGGAGAACTATTAAGAAAAGTATCTGAGAATTTGATTACTAAAGAAACACTCAGTGAAAAACTTGCTAAACATGTTGAACAG GTGGACTATGAAATGGCGTTGGAGTATGCCACGCAGAGTGGAGTGAGCGAGGAACCAAGAGAAACAATATATATACAACCATTGGAAACTGAGAATAAGATTATTGATTTACATTCTCCATTCTTTGTTTTTAGAATGTTTCATTAG